A section of the Apostichopus japonicus isolate 1M-3 chromosome 1, ASM3797524v1, whole genome shotgun sequence genome encodes:
- the LOC139963561 gene encoding uncharacterized protein: MAEEFDNPELFTGSPSDDSIVIKIYDEERFYQIKVRDEEGQQQQQQSFDVDRNDRIFPEEDPESIPSEVVNEKTGSSPTKRRRKSNLPVRLKDDFLKQGSLHPPRTTRGESESSGKCQQGPDAEDVTVKSEAPTGGFGSSGAKRRSDRLSNTARIVQQNSKKTRKKRHNPKVLKTQSVVGNEEEISVDQRTGGDSPHQDNSGSNSGIGNNSDAVCSEKSDAVELATANKVNVEESPLAEGTSFPIEPLESRLDQVYEDKDVLIQVSKTTKSRRNKKSTCKKCHKSFSSRSVLAVHQTSCHKKAVRVSKFECEWCYESFRTIRQRNTHNREEHTEKKAYPCRFCPRVFTESSHCKRHLRSHTGERPYSCEICGKEFVDNSYIRRHMLIHKGVKPFQCDQCGKTFREKTHLSRHEETHKREQETCSKCNKALYGDQNRCACKDRVKPLKMEEKKNFTCDKCGKGFTKEGNFQRHLREHEKGTLPQDNVFSCDVCSKEFGLERHLLRHKRIHTGEKPFQCTECGKQFRDSSYIRRHMRIHAGHKPFQCDRCDKTFRESGHLSRHMLTHTGEKKFNCSTCGKGYQDRVCLLRHESKCVISTIRPDEKVSQLCDICGKEYLGKGSLRRHRQIHSGQKSHYCTLCPAEFYDSSSLKRHLAIHSRDPATINQCSICKRVFRTRRALNIHYDTHNENASADKFECNICNLEFPSSESLALHAGAHTHQILPTDVEIVDEEDAAEPESQMVLQVVNNLECKLCHKLFATPQNLASHELTHAQSILGDTLTPAAITVSSASQEISTEVLLPSALLESSVPHNADDFEGLFKLLQVIAQANQNQSVTQTAGGVVEVPTIRVSGVDVSGSNTREPTIVTVVAADGSTSSIPSYIGQPMAVATGDLESSRPLEGDAADLNGIEDLEFNVSVPDLTPENDLSSDSDQDAPKLQCEFCIFECHRNKTLAIHMANIHPTIVFAKQLPIEREKQENRVLQWQCPFCNEVFEVEENMREHNCRGVKDKPFKCSRCDLSFPRKPALTQHLKIHENEPQYRCSFCQKTFHFKNSLTYHERIHTQEKPFKCTTCEKAFKDKSHLRRHEKIHEGVKPYSCQICPKSFLERSQLVKHIRVHSGEKPYLCAKCGKSFADASHLRRHSALHESVRERKHPCPDCNKAFRTNDGLRSHKKIHVKEKAFKCDICNKSFSDRTILKRHKRCHREEKPYTCQICEKPFRERCQLVKHFRIHTGDKPYPCKVCDKRFADTPQRKRHVMTAHAVPTHAAGEKLSELSFCHICGEAFTEKELLKSHCQSHEARTMTVTTF; this comes from the coding sequence ATGGCAGAAGAATTTGATAATCCAGAACTGTTTACTGGCTCTCCATCAGATGATAGCATTGTCATTAAGATTTATGATGAGGAGAGATTTTATCAGATTAAGGTGAGAGATGAAGAAgggcagcagcagcagcagcagagTTTTGACGTGGACAGGAACGATAGAATATTTCCCGAGGAGGACCCAGAATCAATTCCGTCTGAAGTTGTAAATGAAAAAACAGGTTCTTCTCCtaccaaaagaagaagaaaatccaATCTTCCGGTAAGATTAAAGGATGACTTCTTGAAGCAGGGTTCCTTGCACCCACCTAGGACTACAAGGGGGGAATCCGAATCGAGCGGGAAATGTCAACAGGGGCCAGATGCTGAGGATGTCACAGTGAAAAGCGAGGCACCAACAGGGGGTTTTGGATCATCAGGAGCCAAGAGAAGGAGTGACAGACTTAGCAATACAGCAAGAATTGTCCAACAGAATTCAAAGAAGACCAGGAAAAAGAGACACAACCCCAAAGTTCTGAAAACTCAATCGGTCGTGGGGAATGAAGAGGAAATATCTGTCGATCAAAGGACGGGTGGCGACTCTCCACATCAGGATAACAGTGGGAGTAACAGTGGAATCGGTAACAACTCAGATGCAGTTTGTAGCGAAAAGAGTGATGCAGTAGAATTGGCAACTGCAAACAAAGTGAATGTTGAGGAATCCCCCCTCGCCGAAGGAACGTCCTTTCCGATAGAGCCTTTGGAAAGCAGATTAGACCAGGTGTATGAAGACAAAGATGTTCTTATACAAGTTTCAAAAACAACAAAGTCACGTAGGAATAAAAAGTCAACCTGTAAGAAATGTCATAAAAGCTTTTCCTCTCGGAGCGTCTTGGCCGTACATCAAACAAGTTGTCATAAAAAGGCTGTCAGGGTCAGCAAGTTTGAATGTGAATGGTGCTACGAAAGTTTTCGAACCATTCGTCAGAGAAATACACACAATAGAGAGGAGCACACGGAGAAAAAAGCTTATCCCTGTCGATTCTGCCCTCGTGTATTCACTGAGTCCAGTCATTGCAAGAGGCACCTCAGAAGTCACACCGGGGAGAGACCTTACTCCTGTGAGATCTGCGGAAAAGAGTTTGTGGACAACAGTTACATTAGAAGACATATGCTTATTCATAAAGGTGTCAAACCTTTCCAGTGTGATCAATGCGGAAAGACCTTCCGTGAGAAGACCCATCTCTCTCGGCACGAAGAGACCCACAAGCGTGAGCAGGAGACCTGTTCAAAGTGTAACAAGGCCCTCTATGGAGACCAAAATAGGTGTGCTTGCAAAGATAGGGTGAAACCGCTGAAGATGGAGGAAAAGAAGAATTTCACATGTGATAAATGTGGGAAAGGTTTTACAAAGGAGGGTAACTTCCAAAGACACCTGAGAGAGCACGAGAAGGGGACCTTACCTCAAGATAATGTATTCTCTTGTGATGTATGTAGCAAAGAATTTGGTCTGGAGAGGCATTTGTTGAGGCACAAACGTATCCACACAGGTGAGAAACCATTTCAATGTACGGAGTGTGGCAAACAATTTAGGGACAGCAGCTACATCAGGAGACACATGAGGATTCATGCCGGTCACAAACCGTTTCAGTGCGATCGCTGTGATAAGACTTTTCGTGAGAGCGGCCACCTCTCTCGTCATATGCTGACCCACACGGGAGAGAAAAAGTTCAACTGTTCCACCTGTGGCAAAGGGTATCAGGATCGAGTGTGCTTGTTGCGTCACGAATCAAAGTGCGTCATCAGCACGATCAGGCCGGACGAAAAGGTGTCGCAGTTGTGCGACATCTGCGGTAAGGAATACCTAGGCAAAGGAAGCTTGAGAAGGCACCGACAAATACACTCTGGTCAAAAGTCTCATTATTGCACGCTGTGTCCGGCCGAATTTTATGACAGCTCTAGCCTGAAACGGCATCTTGCGATTCATAGTCGTGACCCAGCTACCATTAATCAATGTTCAATATGTAAACGAGTGTTTAGAACCCGTAGAgcactgaatattcattacgACACCCACAACGAGAATGCCTCAGCGGACAAGTTTGAGTGTAATATCTGTAATCTAGAATTTCCGAGCAGTGAGTCACTCGCCCTCCACGCGGGAGCTCATACGCATCAAATTCTACCGACAGACGTCGAAATAGTTGATGAAGAAGATGCGGCCGAACCCGAGTCACAGATGGTTCTTCAGGTCGTCAATAACCTTGAGTGTAAGCTCTGCCATAAGCTATTTGCAACACCTCAGAACTTGGCGAGCCACGAGTTGACTCACGCCCAGTCCATCCTTGGAGATACATTAACGCCAGCAGCTATCACGGTATCGTCAGCCTCACAGGAGATATCCACCGAAGTGTTGCTGCCTTCAGCCTTGTTAGAGTCCTCAGTCCCTCACAATGCAGATGATTTTGAAGGCCTCTTCAAACTTTTACAGGTCATCGCCCAAGCCAATCAAAACCAGTCGGTCACGCAGACGGCTGGAGGCGTGGTGGAAGTCCCGACGATAAGGGTGTCCGGTGTAGACGTATCGGGGAGCAATACCAGAGAGCCGACGATCGTCACGGTGGTCGCCGCAGATGGGAGTACCTCCTCTATACCATCTTACATCGGCCAGCCAATGGCTGTTGCAACAGGTGACTTGGAGAGTTCTCGTCCACTAGAAGGAGACGCTGCCGATCTGAATGGCATAGAAGATCTGGAATTCAACGTGTCTGTGCCTGATCTCACACCAGAAAACGACCTGTCTTCTGACAGTGACCAGGATGCCCCCAAATTGCAGTGCGAGTTTTGCATCTTTGAATGTCACAGGAACAAGACACTGGCAATTCACATGGCAAACATTCACCCGACGATTGTCTTTGCAAAACAGTTACCCATTGAGAGAGAAAAGCAGGAGAACAGGGTTCTGCAGTGGCAGTGTCCGTTTTGCAATGAGGTATTCGAGGTCGAGGAAAACATGAGGGAGCACAACTGCAGAGGGGTCAAAGACAAACCCTTCAAATGCTCGAGGTGTGACTTGAGTTTCCCTCGTAAACCCGCTCTCACTCAGCATCTCAAGATACATGAAAATGAGCCACAGTACAGGTGCTCCTTCTGTCAAAAGACCTTCCACTTTAAGAACAGTCTGACCTACCATGAACGCATTCACACTCAGGAGAAGCCATTCAAATGTACCACCTGTGAGAAAGCATTCAAAGACAAGAGTCATCTCAGAAGACATGAGAAGATTCATGAAGGAGTGAAACCTTACAGCTGTCAGATTTGCCCAAAGTCTTTCCTAGAGCGCTCTCAGTTGGTAAAGCACATCAGAGTACACTCTGGAGAGAAACCGTACCTCTGTGCCAAATGTGGGAAAAGTTTCGCAGACGCTTCTCATCTCCGGCGCCACAGTGCACTCCACGAATCTGTCCGCGAGAGGAAACACCCGTGTCCGGATTGCAACAAGGCGTTCCGCACCAACGACGGTCTCCGCTCGCACAAAAAGATTCACGTAAAGGAGAAGGCTTTCAAATGTGACATTTGTAACAAATCTTTCTCTGACAGGACTATACTCAAGAGGCACAAACGTTGCCATAGGGAGGAGAAACCGTACACGTGTCAAATATGTGAAAAGCCTTTCCGAGAGAGGTGTCAACTGGTGAAACATTTTCGTATTCATACCGGGGATAAGCCGTACCCGTGCAAAGTCTGTGACAAGAGGTTCGCAGACACCCCTCAGCGTAAGCGTCACGTAATGACTGCCCATGCTGTCCCAACACACGCCGCTGGCGAGAAACTTTCAGAACTGTCTTTCTGTCACATCTGTGGAGAAGCTTTCACGGAGAAGGAATTGCTCAAGTCACATTGCCAGAGCCATGAAGCTAGGACTATGACTGTGACAACCTTTTAA